From the genome of Deinococcus apachensis DSM 19763:
CAGGCGCCGAACGAACGACTGGGCCGCCTCGGTTCCCGGTGTTGCAGCACGAAGACGTCCAGCACGGCTCCGTGTTCGTCGAGGGCCCGCCACAGCCCGTGGTTCATCCACGTGCATCTCGTCATGGTCGACAGGCATCCGGCATGACCTCCAGGGTGTGAACAGGACGGAAAGCGAGCGCCCTTGCGACACGGCCATCGCATCTTAAGACGCGCGGGGAGACTTACCGAACGCCTCCTGGCTGAGCGAGTTGTGGGAGGCGCCCAAGGAGAGGGGCATCACGCTGGTGCGTCGTCTCCGTGAGCTGGGGTGCAGACAGGCTTGCTGGCTGGGAGGTGATCGAAAAAAGTAGGCCAAAAATACGCCAAAACACGCCAGACTACGCCATAGTATGTCACTGTGCCCTGTTGCCTGTGCCTGAACGAGTGCTGACCGGGATGACGTTGCCCCGGCATCTTACCCCTAGCCTCCGCTGCAGGAAAGCGAGGTCCAGCGGGTGAAGGGGTGCTCCAAGCTGGCCCTGATCGTTTCAATGGATGTGGTGCCTTCTTAGGCGAGGGGTCTGCGAGACGCCCTATGCCCCCTTTCGACCAAGGTGCGCGTTCCCAGGAGGGGGAGCGGGTGCCCGAGCGATGGCAGGCGGGTTGGAGGGACCTTCTGCCCCATCGCGCCACGGTTTAAGCGGGGTTGAGCGCCGTTGGAACGGGGGCTGGAGACGTCCGGCGTTCAGGAGGGCGCCCGGAGCTCCCGGCGGCATCTGCGCCGGGGTGGGCTGGAGGCCGCGCCGGAATGCCCCCCGCTCAGCCGCCGGTCCGGAGCGCCCGGTGCGTGACGTGCCTGTTCAGGAAAGCGTCCTGGTACTCTTCCGGGACCAGCCGCACGGCACCCGCGAGCCAGGCGAGCGCCTGCTGACGCGGCGTGTCGGCCCGCTCGTCCCCCAGCGCCGTCAGCACCCGGTGATGCACCAGCAGGGGCAGGGCGTAGTCCTCCGCGGGCGCCCAGTCGGGGAGGCGCGAGACACTCAGCTCGCTGTCCACGCGGGCCTCCCCGGCGCGGCCGAGCGCGAGCAGCGCCCCGGCCCGGGCGGCGAGGGCCTGCGTCTCGAGCTGCCCTTCCCCGTGGGTCCGCGCCAGGTCCAGGGCGTCCGTCGTCAGCTGCACCGCGAGGTCCGGCCCGCCCAGTCCGGCCCGGCCCAGCAGTCCCTGTCCGCGCACGTAGGGGTAATCCTGCCGGTCCAGCCCCTGGTCGAGGTGGTGGAAGGCCTCGCGGGCGGCGGCCACGTCCCCACGCACAGCGCGCACCCGGCCGACATGCAGCCAGGGGAAAAAGGCGCCGAGGTCGCTGGGATCGGGGAAGGCCAGTCCCCGCCGGGCGGCGGCCTCACACTCGTCGTACGCGCCCAGCGTCCAGAGCAGGTCCGCCCGCAGGCGGTGCCGGGGGCTGCGGTCGTCGCCGAGCTGCTCGTCGTGGACCCGCACACGGTCCAGCCACGCGAGGGCGCTCCGGTAGTCGCGCAGCGCCAGGAACGCCCCGCTGATCTCGGTGAGGTTGGCGCGCTCCAGGGTGGGGGCGTGGGCGCGCTCCAGGCGGACGGCAAGATCCTCGCGCACCTGGATGGCCGCCACGACCCCGCCGCGGCCGTACTGCAACGAGAGGGCCAGGCCGTGGAGGGCCCATGCCGTGCGGTAGGCGTCGCCCTGACGCTTGAAGGCGGCGGCGGCACGCCGCAGATGGGGCTCCGCCTGCTCAAGCTGGCCCAGGCGCAGCAGCGCCCCCCCCACGGCGGCCTCCCCGAGCATCCGCTCACGCTCATCGTGCAGGGTCTCCCCCTGGGTAAGCACTTCACGCAGGGTCGCGCGCGCCTCCTCCCGCCCGAGCTGGGCCTGGGCCTGCAGCAGTTCGCGCAGGAGGGCCGCCCGCACGCCCGGCGGGTGTACCCCCGGGAGGGCCAGCCCCTCGCGCGCCGCCTGCTCCGCCGCCGCAGGCTGGCCCTGCCCCATCAGGCGGGCGGCGCGCCAGGCGTGCAGGCGTGCGCGCTCCCCGCCCGTCTGGGCCAGGACGGCCAGCCGCGCCATCACGGGTTCGAGCAGGTCCACCTGCTCGGCGCGCCATGGGCTCTCGGCCGCCTGGGCGAGCGCCTCGAATTCGGCCGCGGTTTCGCCGGAGGCGCCGTACAGCTCCGCCGCCTGCCGGAACAACTCCACGGCCTCCAGGGGGCGCAGCCGCCCCAGGGCCTCGCTCGCCGCCCGCTCCAGCAGGGGCGCCGCCGCCCGGGGGTCGCCGCCCTCCCGCCAGTGGTGGGCGACGCGTGCCGGGCTGGCCCCCTCGCCCGGGAGCACCCTCGCCGCGCTGCGGTTCAGCAGGCGCCGCACCGCGGCGGGCATGCCCGCGAGCACCGTCTCCTGCACCAGGTCATGGGAAAAGCGCTCGCCCGTCATGATCTGCGCCGCCTCCAGCTCCTCCCACGCCGCGGCGACCTCCAGCAGGGGGGCGCCGAGCACGGCGGCCACGAGTTCGATGCGGACGTCGCTTTGCAGCACCGCCGCTGCCCGCGCCGCCCCCAGCGCCGCCGGGGACAGCCGGGCCAGGCGGTCCGCGATCAGTTGCGAGACCCGCGCCGCGACCGGCAGGGCGCCGTCCTGCGACGGGGCCTCCAGCATGTGCTTGACCGTCTCCAGCACGAAGAAGGGGTTGCCCCCGGTGAAGCGCGCGAGCTGCGGCCCGAGGTCCCGGACGGCGGGTACCCCCAGGTCCCGCACCAGCGCCCCGACCTCCGCCTCCCCGAGCCGTTCCAGGTCGATCCGCACGCTGTGCCCCGCCGCGCCGCCCCGCCGGAACACGTCCTCCATGAAGGCGGGCACCTCGCCGGGACGCACCGTGCAGATGAGGCGCGGCACGCCCCCCGGCTGGCCCAGCGGGAACGAGGACGAGATCAGCACGAAGCCCGCCTCGATGGAGGCCCGGTCGGCCAGGTGCAGGTCGTCGTAGACGAAGGCACTCACGCCCGCAAGCCCCACCTCGAAGACATGCCGAATCGCCGCGTGCAGGCGCATGTCCGGTTCCGGGGTTCCGGGTTCGGCGGTGCCGTCCAGGAGTTCGGGAAGGAGGCGGGACAGGCTGACGCGCATCCAGGGTTCCAGCGGCAGGTCCGGGGTGCGGGCGAAGATGCGGCGCAGGTTGCGGGCGGTGGTGGAGTAGGGCACCAGGGCGTCGCCGGGCCGCCCCTCCAGGTGCAGCACCTCGCCCTTGCTGGCCGCGAAGTCCCGCGCGAGGCGCGACTTCCCGATCCCCGCCTCGCCCGCGAGGATGAGGAACTGCCCCGCCTCCCACGCGGCCTCCATCCGCGCCCACTCGGCCCCGCGCCCCACCAGGTTCGGCGGGCGCAGCACGCTGAGGGGCATGCGCCGCCGGGGGGCGGGCGTTGTCGTGGGCGCGCCGCCCCGCTCCACCTCGCGGGCGAGGTCCCCCGTTTCCGGCGAGGGCTCGGCGCCGAACTCGCGGCGCAGGACCGCCCGGCAGCGCTCGAAGGCGGCCAGGGCGGCGCCGCGGTCCCCCGCGAGGTAATGCAGCCGCATCAGGCGGCGCCAGGCCTCCTCGGCCACCGGGTTCAGGTCGAGCAGCCGCAGGGTGGTGGAGATGGCGGCGGGCAGGTCACCCCCCTCCTCCTGCCGCCCCGCGCGCCGGGTGAGAACCTCCGCCCGGAGGTGGCCCAGCCGTTCACGCCAGGCGAGCAGCCAGTCGGCGAGGTCGGGGCGGTCGTCGAACTCCACGCCCTCCAGCAGCGGGGTGATGTCGCCCTCCTCGGCCTCGCCCACGCGGGCAGCCTCCAGAAAGGCGCGGACGTCCACCTCCACCCCGGGGGCGAGGTCCACCGCGTCGTCCGCCCGCAGCAGGCCCCCGCCGTACACCCGCTGGAGGCGCCGCAGCAGGTGGACGAGGTTGTTGCGCGCCGCGCTCTCGACCGTGTCGGGCCACAGCAGCCCCGCGAGGCGCGACCGCGTCGTCGGTCCCTCCAGCGCGAGGTAGGTCAGGAGCGCGAGCGCGCCCCCTTCGGGGTGCAGCGAGGAGCCGTCCGGACGGGTGAGTCGCGGCGTGCCGAGCACCTCCAGCCGCCAGGAGCGAGGGGACGTCATGTGGCCCCACGATAGCGAACCGGGTACCATGCAAAAACCATCCCCGGGGGGGGAGAGTGGGGGACCCGGCATATCGGCGGTCCGCCCGTACTCCGGGAGAGGAGAAGACCATGGCAGATCCACAAGACGGCCACCTTGCCCGACCGGAAGGGCGCGTGTACGTGCTGCGCGTATGGCACGACGGGGAGGTGCCCCCGGGGCACTGGCGCGCGACCCTGCGGGAGGGCACGGATGGGGAGAAACGGCATTTTGCCAGTGTCGACGACTGCATCGAGCACCTGTACGGGGAACTCGTGCGGCGCTGAGGCGGCGTTCCCGCCCAGGGTTTCCGGCCCAGATCGGGGGCTCCGCTGTTCCTGGGCGTGCCACCGGGTGACCATCCACGTCCTGGCAGGGTGGGCGCATGAACAGGAACCTGATCACCGGCCTGCCGCTCAGCGTCTGCCTCATCGCCTCCTCCGCCCTGGCGGGCGGGCCGTGGCGCGCCTGGAGCGACCAGACGCGGCTCCCCGCCTTTGCCGAGCATAAGGATCAGGTCGCCAAGACTAGGGACTCGGCGTGCAAGCCCCGGGTGCGCGACTACGCCACGCCCGGCCTCCCCGTGGGCGGCGGGCAGAATATCGACGAGCTGATCAGGCAGCTCGAAGAAATGCTCGCCCGGATGAAGCCCACCGATCAGGGCTACGCGGGGGTCGCGCAGTCCCTGAAGGCCCTCCGGGAGCAGAAGGAGAAGGGCACGCCCCCGCTGCCGGTCGGGAGCGCGCCGGGCGCCGTGACCTTCCAGCTGGCCCTCCCCCGGGTCGAGAAGGTGCTGGGACCCGAGGCGAGCAAGGCGAAGGCCCCGGCCAGCGGCGATGACGTGATCTCGGCGGTCGCCGGGAAGAACCCGAAGCTCGCCCTCGCGCTGCTGCTCGCGCCGCACCGGGCTGCACCGAAGGGTACCTGGCCCCTCGTGAACGCGGCGGGCGTGCTCTCCCTCAGTGGGTTCCCGCACGAGGCCATCGCCTTCCTCGACGAGGCGGCGCCGCTGGGCGGCACGCTGCCCGCGCCCGCCGGGGTGCCCGGCGCGGCCCCATCGCCCTGTCCAACCGCGGGCACGCCTTCCTGGGCCTGGGGCGCTGGAAGGAGGCCGAGGCGCCGTTGCGGGCCGCTCCGAAGCTCGCGCCCGACCTCGCGGAGGTGCACACGAACCTCTCGCAGGCCCTGCTGTGCCCGGGGCAGCTCGACGCGGCCACCCGCGAACTGCGCCTGGGCCTGCGCCGCACGCCGGACCAGCAGGCGAGCCGGGACTACTCGCTGCAGGAGACGACGCCCGGACGCCACGGCGCGGGGGTCAAGCCCGTTGAGGACGCGCCGACGCGCCGCCCCGCCCGGGACCTCTTCAACCTGTCCCGCGGCGCGTCCTTCGACCTCCCGCCACTCAAGTCGCCCGCGATCCGGCAGGAAGCCACCGCGCTGCACGACCAGTACATGGACCTCGAACAGGCCAGGGACGAGGAGCTGCGGGCGCTGATCGACAGGGCCTTCAGCCTCTGGGACTGGAACAGGTCCGACGCCG
Proteins encoded in this window:
- a CDS encoding ATP-binding protein: MTSPRSWRLEVLGTPRLTRPDGSSLHPEGGALALLTYLALEGPTTRSRLAGLLWPDTVESAARNNLVHLLRRLQRVYGGGLLRADDAVDLAPGVEVDVRAFLEAARVGEAEEGDITPLLEGVEFDDRPDLADWLLAWRERLGHLRAEVLTRRAGRQEEGGDLPAAISTTLRLLDLNPVAEEAWRRLMRLHYLAGDRGAALAAFERCRAVLRREFGAEPSPETGDLAREVERGGAPTTTPAPRRRMPLSVLRPPNLVGRGAEWARMEAAWEAGQFLILAGEAGIGKSRLARDFAASKGEVLHLEGRPGDALVPYSTTARNLRRIFARTPDLPLEPWMRVSLSRLLPELLDGTAEPGTPEPDMRLHAAIRHVFEVGLAGVSAFVYDDLHLADRASIEAGFVLISSSFPLGQPGGVPRLICTVRPGEVPAFMEDVFRRGGAAGHSVRIDLERLGEAEVGALVRDLGVPAVRDLGPQLARFTGGNPFFVLETVKHMLEAPSQDGALPVAARVSQLIADRLARLSPAALGAARAAAVLQSDVRIELVAAVLGAPLLEVAAAWEELEAAQIMTGERFSHDLVQETVLAGMPAAVRRLLNRSAARVLPGEGASPARVAHHWREGGDPRAAAPLLERAASEALGRLRPLEAVELFRQAAELYGASGETAAEFEALAQAAESPWRAEQVDLLEPVMARLAVLAQTGGERARLHAWRAARLMGQGQPAAAEQAAREGLALPGVHPPGVRAALLRELLQAQAQLGREEARATLREVLTQGETLHDERERMLGEAAVGGALLRLGQLEQAEPHLRRAAAAFKRQGDAYRTAWALHGLALSLQYGRGGVVAAIQVREDLAVRLERAHAPTLERANLTEISGAFLALRDYRSALAWLDRVRVHDEQLGDDRSPRHRLRADLLWTLGAYDECEAAARRGLAFPDPSDLGAFFPWLHVGRVRAVRGDVAAAREAFHHLDQGLDRQDYPYVRGQGLLGRAGLGGPDLAVQLTTDALDLARTHGEGQLETQALAARAGALLALGRAGEARVDSELSVSRLPDWAPAEDYALPLLVHHRVLTALGDERADTPRQQALAWLAGAVRLVPEEYQDAFLNRHVTHRALRTGG